From a region of the Kwoniella newhampshirensis strain CBS 13917 chromosome 11, whole genome shotgun sequence genome:
- a CDS encoding thymidylate synthase yields MPTAVSQAKERANPNHEEHQYLDLISRIISTGQARPDRTGTGTLALFAPPSLRFSLANSTLPLLTTKRVFLRGVIAELLWFVAGSTDAKLLSEQGVNIWDGNGSKEFLEKVGLGHRREGDLGPVYGFQWRHFGAEYTDADGDYEGKGVDQLKEVIWKIKNNPMDRRIVLSAWNPKDLPLMALPPCHMFCQFFVTLPDPVPEGTVQTHKPKLSCLMYQRSCDLGLGIPFNIASYSLLTHMIALVTDTEPHDFILQMGDAHVYRDHVEPLKTQLEREPREFPKLVWKRSKEEIGDIDGFKLEDFGVEGYKPWGKIEMKMSA; encoded by the exons ATGCCTACCGCTGTTAGTCAAGCAAAGGAAAGGGCAAATCCCAAccatg AGGAACACCAATacctcgatctcatctcccgTATAATCAGCACCGGTCAAGCACGACCCGATCGGACGGGGACCGGTACGCTTGCCCTATTCGCTCCTCCGTCACTCCGATTCTCACTTGCCAATTCCACCTTGCCATTACTCACCACCAAACGAGTCTTCCTCCGCGGTGTCATCGCCGAGTTACTATGGTTCGTCGCCGGATCGACGGACGCGAAACTCCTCTCGGAGCAAGGCGTCAACATCTGGGATGGGAACGGGTCCAAGGAATTTctcgagaaggtcggatTGGGACATCGTAGGGAGGGGGATCTAGGCCCGGTGTATGGATTTCAATGGAGACATTTCGGAGCGGAATATACGGATGCGGACGGGGATTacgaggggaagggagtgGATCAGCTGAAAGAGGTCATTTGGAAGATTAAGAATAATCCGATGGACAGGAGGATAGTGTTGAGTGCTTGGAATccgaaag ACCTCCCACTCATGGCCCTCCCGCCCTGCCACATGTTCTGTCAATTTTTCGTCACGCTACCCGACCCCGTGCCCGAAGGGACTGTCCAGACCCACAAACCCAAACTCTCTTGTCTGATGTATCAACGCTCGTGTGATCTCGGCCTCGGGATCCCGTTCAACATCGCGTCCTATTCCTTGCTCACACACATGATCGCCCTCGTCACCGATACCGAGCCTCACGACTTCATCTTGCAGATGGGCGATGCCCATGTTTATAGAGATCATGTGGAACCGCTCAAGACGCAACTGGAGAGAGAACCGAGGGAGTTCCCGAAGTTGGTTTGGAAGAGAAGTAAGGAGGAAATAGGGGACATCGATGGGTTCAAACTGGAGGATTTTGGCGTGGAAGGATACAAGCCTTGGgggaagatcgagatgaagatgtcg GCGTAG